The nucleotide window AGACGAGGCGGTCGCCTTTGCGGAGCAATCCCCCTGGCCGGAGGATGCGGAGGTCTTTAACGATATTTACGTGTGAATTTTAAAATCTAACATCTGCACAGAGACGCAGAGACACAGGGGTGTTGCATATATGTCGGATTCGTAACTCCCCCTGTCCCCCTCTTATCCTAAGAGGGGGAACGTGCTGTCAGGGCACTGCTGAAATTCCACCGGCAGTCCGCCGAAGCGTCCTCCCCTTAGACTAAGGGGACCCACAGGGCCTAAAGAGGACAGGAGGGGTTACCGATTTTCTCCGTGTCTCCGTGGCAGACGTCCGGTTGTATGGAGGGTGGTCATGTCCGTTTTAACATACCGTGATGCGCTCAATCTGGCGCTGAAGGAAGAGATGCGCCGCGACCCGTCGATGGTGGTCTGGGGGGAGGATGTGGCCTTGTACGAAGGCTCCTTCAAGGTCACCCGCGGACTGCTGGCCGAATTCGGCGAAGAACGGGTCAAGGATACCCCCATCTCCGAGAACACCATTGTCGGCGTGGCGGTGGGGGCAGCCATGGGGGGCCTGCGGCCGGTCATCGAGCTGATGACGGTCAATTTCGCTCTTTTGGCCATGGACCAGATCATCAACCACATGGCCAAGATCCGTTCCATGTTCGGCGGCCAGACCTTCCTGCCGATGACCATCCGCATGCCCGGCGGCGGGGGCAGCCAGCTGGCGGCCCAGCACTCCCAGAGCCTGGAGACCTACTTCATGCACTGTCCCGGCCTGCGGGTGCTCTATCCGGCCACACCATCCGATGCCAAGGGGCTGCTCAAGACCGCCATCCGTGACAATAACCCGGTCATCTTCCTGGAACACGAACTGCTCTACAACAGCAAGGGGGAAGTGCCGGAAGATCCAGAGTTCCTGATACCGGCAGGCCAGGCCGAAATCAAACGGCCGGGCGAGCATGTCACCATCGTGGCCTATGCCCGCATGACGATTCTGGCCCTGCAGGCAGCGGAGGAGTTGGAGCGGGATGGGATCTCCTGCGAGGTGGTGGATCTGCGCAGCCTGGCGCCGCTGGACGAAGAGACCGTCATCGCCTCGGCCACCAGGACCGGCCGGGCCGTGGTGGTGGATGAATGCTGGCGCACCTGCGGCCTGGGGGCCGAGATCGCCAGCCGCATCTTCGAGCGCTGTTTCGATCGGCTGCAGGCGCCGGTCAAACGCGTATCGGGGCTGGATGTGCCGATGCCCTATTCGCGCAAGATCGAGCGGATCTGCATTCCTCAGACGGAGACGATCGTTCAGGCAGTCAAAGATGTAATGTCCGGCCGCTACTAGATAGGCTGAAAAACAGGTTGCTCAAAAATAGTCAGATCGTCGCACCCGCACAAGAGGGCTTTTGAGGACGGCGGCGAGATGGCTGTTTTTCAGCAACCTCAAGCATTGAGGAGGGGAAAGCGATGGCCGTCGAGATCAGGATGCCCAAGCTGTCGGACACCATGACCGAGGGAAGTTTCATCGGCTGGCGCAAGAACGTGGGAGAACGGATCGAACGGGGGGACGTGATCGCCGAGGTGGAGACCGATAAGGCGGTCATGGAACTGGAAGCCTTCGCCTCCGGAGTCTTGCTGAAAACCATGGCCAAAGGAGGGGAGAACGTACCGGTCGGGACGGTGCTGGGGCTGATCGGCGAACCGGGGGAGCAGGTGCCGGATGCCGGACAACCGGCGCAGCCGACCGCAGCAGCGCCTTCTCCCGCAGAACCGCCGGCGGAACCTTCCCCGACGGCTGCACCCAAGCCGGTCCACCCGGACGAACCACTGGTGGAGACGCCCCCCGTACAACCGGCCAGCACACCCCTTTCAATCCCGGAAAGCGAGAATATCAAGGCATCGCCGATGGTGCGCCATATGGCCCTGGAGCGGGGCATCAACCTGGCCGATATCCGTGGCAGCGGCCCGGACGGCCGGATTCTGCAGGAAGACCTGCTAGCCGCGACCGTCGGCAGGCCGGAGCACCGGCAGGTACCGGCGCCAGCGCCGGAGCAGCCCATTGCCGAGCCTGCCACGGCCACTGCAGCTCCCGTCACCCCTGCTTCAGGCATGCGCCAGGCCATAGCAGCCACGGTGATCCGCTCCTGGCAGGAAATTCCGCAGTTCAGCGTTACCGTTGAAATCGGCATGGAGGCCTGCCGGGAGATCGTCACGGAGCTGAAGAAGGGGGACAAGCGGGTGGGATACCAGTCCCTGGTGCTCAAAGCATGCTGTGTGGCGCTGCGGGAGTTCCCCCTGCTGCTGCCGGGAGTGGCCGGGGACGCGCCGATCAACATCGGGTTTGCCGTGGCGCTGCCGGACGAGGGCCTGCTGGTGCCGGTCATCCGGGACTGCCAGCGCCGCTCCCCGGCCGAAATCGAAGCCGAGGCGGTGCGCCTGGCCGAGCGTTCGCGCGCAGGACGACTGACTGCCGACGAGTTCAGCGGCGGACACTTTTCGATCTCCAACCTGGGTATGTTCGGGGTGGAGCATTTCAACGCCCTGATCGTGCCGGGCCAGATGGGGGTCCTGGCGCTGGGGAGCGTGGCTGAACGGCCGGTGGCGCGCGCGAACCAATTGTCGGTAGCGGTCACCATGCGGGCCACGCTGTGCGCCGACCACCGCGCCGTGGATGGCGCCTATGCTGCCCGTTTTCTGGGACGGTTGCGCGAGATCCTGGAACAGCCGTTGACGCTGCTGGTGTAACGGAGGGAAATTGCTTTCGGAATCGGTCAGAAAACGTTCAGCCTCCGGCAACGATGTGCCGGAGGCTGAACACTGAAAACTGCCCTGCATTTCTCAGCGGAACGCCGCGGTTTCCTGCCGTGGCATGAATGTCTCCGTCGCTCGACATTCTGGAGAGGCTCCCTGCAAGAGGACCGGCCCGTAATGGCCGCCGTTCATGCCGTGGCAGACAGGATGCTGCTCACCGAACCGGAGGAAGAGTAGCCGGTGGAACTTTGCTGCATGTAGCTGCCCAGCGCGGCGGTGAGTATGCTTTTCAGGGTATCACTGGTGCTGGAATCCGACGTTGCGGATGACGATGTGCCCATGGCGTCGAGCATGGCCTGCAATGTCGCGGCAGCGGCATCATCCTGCGCGCTATCCTGTGTACCGTCCTGCTGGGCATGCCTGTGTTCGCCCCCATGTGCCGGCCGCGAGGACATCTTTTCCTGAATGCCGGCAAAGACGCTGTTGGCCTCCGAAACGTTGCCCGAGTCCAGGGCATCGGACAGGCTCTGCAGATCCTTGCTGAACGGATCGTCGCTCCGGCCGCCATTGTGGGCCGACACATCCTTCTGCAAAGCGGCCAGCGCGTCCTTGGCACCGGACAGATCCCCCGATTGCAAGGCCGTGCCGAGGTCATCCATCAGCGATTTCGGGTTGGAGGATGTCGTGGTTGTGGTCGAACTCGTCTGCGACGCATTATCGAGCGCTGCCGCCAGTTCTGCCGGGCTGACCGTTCCATCCTTGTTGGTGTCCAGGGCATCGAAGATCGTGTCGGCATCGCTCTGGGACGAATCAGACGACGATTGGCCTTCCTCGGACGGCGGGGGACCGGGAGGCGGCCCCGAAGGGCGCATTCCCTGTGATTGCATCTGTTGTCCGGCCTTGGCAATGGCCGCGTCGGATTCAAGCCTGCTCACGGCTCCATCGCCGTCGGAATCGAGCTGCGAGAACATTTCGTCGACACTCGGTCCTCCCTGCTGATTGTCGCCCGATTTCGCCACCTGGCTCAACTCGTCCTTGGAAATGGAACCGTCATTGTTGCGGTCCGCCCGTTTGAACATCTCTTCCTGCATCTGCTTCAGCGCGGAGGCGCTCATTCCTCCTCCGACTCCGCTTACCGATCCCGTCATCTCATAGCTCCTTTCGTTCTCAAAGTGGCGGTCGCCGCATTCAATCCTGCCCGCCCCACCTCCCCTCTCCTGCAGCCGGCAACCGTTTTCAGTAGCTCTTATCGGGTACAAATGAGGAAGAAATGTGCAAGAAATGAGGAAATTTTGGCGCTGCTGCGATCTGCGCATTTCAGGAGGACTCACCTGTGATAAGAATATCGTGTCCGGGAGGGATACCCAATGCATGTCGGCGTACGCTACAAGCTGTTTCTGGCCATTTTGACGGCAGCCAGTCTGGCGGTCGTGAGCTCGGCCCTGATCACGAAATGGAGCATCGACAGGGGCTTTCTCAAGTTTATCAACGCCATGGACCAGTCCGGTCTGACCCGCCTGGCAGGTATGCTGGAAGAACGCTACCGCAGCGAACAAAGCTGGGACTTTCTGCGGAACGATCCGACACAGTGGCAGGCATTGATCGTCCGGTCCCTCCCGGAAGGAGCGCCCCTCCCCGCACTGCCTTTTGTGGAAGGGGCTGCTGCTCCGTCCCACAATAAAATGCCCCCCCCTTTCATGCGCCAGAAACCGCCGCACGCGTCCCACCACTTTGAGGCGCGCCTGTTTCTGCTTGATGCGGAACGGAGAACGGTGGCCGGCACCGCCTCCGTACCGGCCGGCAATCCGGCGATACCGATCATGCATCAGGGGCGGGTGGCGGGCTATCTGGGGCTTCTGCCGCGCAGCAATCTGGCGGAGATGCCGCATCAGCGGTTTCTGAAAGAGCAGAAGCAGGGGCTTGCGCTCCAGGCCGCCGTGATTACGCTGCTTTCGGCCCTGTTGTCGCTGTTCATGGCGAAACGGCTGGTACGGCCGCTGAATGAACTGGCACAGGCCACGCACCAGCTGGCGGCCGGTAGATTCGCGGTACGGGTGCCGGTCGGATCGCACGACGAGTTCGGCCAGCTGGCCATGGATTTCAATTCACTGGCCCTGTCGCTGGAGCAGAGCGAGCGATCGCGGCAGCAGTGGGTGGCCGACATCTCCCACGAGCTGAGAACGCCGCTCGCCATCCTACGGGGCGAAATCGAGGCGCTCCAGGACGGTATCCGTCACCCTGACCGGGAGACGATCAGGTCCCTGCACAGCGAGGTGCTGCGCTTGGGCCGGCTGGTGGACGACCTGTATCAGTTGTCCCTGTCGGATGTGGGAGCACTTACCTACCGGAAACAGCATCTGAATCTGGTATCGTTGCTGGAGGAGGCCGTGGCGGCGTATCGGGCCGGATTTCACGCAAAGGAAGTGGAGATCGGGACGGAATTTTCCGCAGGGGGGGAGGTCATTTTCGGCGACCGGGAACGGCTGAGGCAACTGTTTTCGAACCTGCTCGACAATTCGCTCAAATACACCGACAGCGGCGGCAGTGTGCGCATGACGCTGCAGCGGCACGAAGACCGGATCGTGATCGAACTGGCTGATTCCGCTCCCGGCGTGCCGCAGTCTGAACTGGAACGGCTGTTCGATCGTCTTTACCGGGTCGAATCGTCACGCAGCCGTGCCACCGGGGGGGCCGGGCTGGGGCTGGCCATCTGCCGCAACATCGTGCAGGCGCACGGCGGCGAAATTATTGCCCAGGCATCGCCGCTCGGCGGCGTGTCGATCCGCATCGAACTTCCGAGGGCATGGGAATGAGCATGGGCGACATGATTCTGATTGTCGAAGATGAAGAGAAACTGGCCGGCCTGATGGCGGATTATCTCAGGCAGGATGGCTTCAGGACCGCCAGCCTGAATAACGGTGCGGAGGTAACGGATTGGGTGCGGGAGCACAAACCTGCGCTTGTGCTGCTGGATGTGATGCTGCCGGGCAAGAGCGGCTTCGACGTCTGCCGGGAGCTGCGCTCTTTTTCCGACGTACCCGTGATCATGACCACCGCCAGGATCGAAGAAATCGACCGCCTGCTCGGCCTGGGGCTGGGGGCGGATGATTATATCTGCAAACCGTTCAGTCCCCGTGAAGTGGTGGCGCGGGTCAAGGCCGTGCTGAGACGGCTCGGCGGGGGCAAGGCCGTGCCGGCCCAAGGGCTTCAACTCGACGAAGCACGCCACCTGGCGGTGCTTGACGGACAGATTCTCGATCTGACCTTTGTCGAGTTCAAGCTGCTGCACTTTCTGGCTACGCACCAGGGCAGGATTTACGGACGGCAGCAATTGATGGATCACATCTATCCCGACGAACGGGTCGTGGCCGACCGGACCATTGACAGCCATATCAAGAAACTGCGCAAGAAACTGGCTGCGGCCAGCCCGGAGACCGAGTTCATCCAGTCGGTGTACGGCGTCGGCTACAAATTTGAAAAAGGGCACCGCTCAGGGTGAGCCGATGCCCGGGATGCGGCAATTGTCAGGCGATGGTGTGGCGGATATCCTTGCCCTTGACCATGAAGATCACCATTTCGGCGATATTGGTGGCATGATCGGCGATCCGCTCCAGATACTTGGAGATGTGGGTCAGCTTGATGGCGCGCGAGATGGTCTGGGGGTCCTCGATCATGAAGGTCAGGAGTTCGCGCTGGATCTGCAGATTGAGTTCGTCCACACACTGGTCATCCTGACAGACCTTGACCGCCAGCTCGGCATCACCCCGCACAAAGGCGTCCAACGCCTCTTTCAGCATGATCTCTGCGTAGCGTGCCATGCGGGGGATATCGATATAGGGTTTCAGCGGCGGGTCCACATTCAGCTCGCGGGCTCGTTTGGCGATGTTGGCGCACTGGTCGCCGATCCGCTCCAAGTCGGTCACGATCTTGAGCGCCAGGGTGATGAAGCGCAGGTCCCGGGCTGCGGGCTGGCGCAGTGCCAGAAGCTCCAGGCACTTCTCGTCAATGCCCACCTCCAGCGTGTTGACCTCGTGGTCGGAAGCGATCACCTGCTCGGCCAGCGTGGTATCGCGGTCCACCAGGGATTTCACGGATGATGCGATCATCATCTCGACCTTGCCCCCCATTGCCAGAATCCTGGTGCGCAGTTCGTTCAGTTCCGCATCGTACGATGCGCTGATGTGTACACGTTCCATTAGCCGAATCTCCCTGTAATGTAATCCTCGGTCTGCTTTTTCTCCGGGTTGGTGAATATCTTCCTGGTTGGTCCCACCTCGATCAGTTCTCCCAGATAGAAGAAGCCGGTTACATCCGAGACGCGGGCCGCCTGCTGCATGTTATGGGTGACGATGATGATGGTGTATTTTTCCTTCAGCTCCTCGATCAGCTCCTCGATCTTGAGGGTCGAGATCGGGTCGAGCGCCGAGCAGGGCTCGTCCATCAGGATGATCTCGGGATTCACGGCAATGGCGCGGGCGATACAGATGCGCTGGGCCTGGCCGCCTGAAAGCCCCAGGGCCGAATCGTGCAGGCGGTCCTTGACCTCGTTCCAGATGGCGGCTGCCCGCAGGCTCCGCTCGACCGTCTCGTCCAGTTCGGCCTTGTTGTTGTTGCCGGCAATGCGCAGCCCGTAGACGATGTTTTCGTAGATCGACTTCGGAAACGGATTGGATTGCTGGAATACCATCCCGATCCGGCGGCGCAGGCTGATCACGTCGGTGGCCGGATCATTGATCTCTTCGCCATCGAGGCGGATGCTCCCCTCGATCCTGACCGTGTCGATCAGGTCGTTCATGCGGTTGAAGCAGCGCAGCAGGGTCGATTTTCCGCAGCCCGAGGGGCCGATGAAAGCGGTCACCTGGTTGCGGTGGGTATCAATGTTGATGTTCCTGAGCGCCTGTTTTTCCCCGTAAAACAGATTGAGATCGCGAACCGAGATGATGGGCGGTTTTGCTGCGTTGTCGGTCTGTTCTGTCATAATGCTGGTATCCTCGAAAAGCGTGTTAATGCCGTCAGAAGCTGGCTGTGGTGTATTTCTTGCGCATCCGGTTGCGCAGTGTGATGGCGGTGCTGCAGGCGACGATCACGATGGCAAGCAGCAGAAGCGTGGTGATGTAAACCATCGGCTTGGCTGCCTCCACATTCGGTGACTGGAATCCCACGTCATAGATGTGGAAGCCCAGGTGCATGAATTTGCGGTCCATGTGGAAAAAGGGGAAATTGCCGTCAAAGGGGAGCGACGGCGCCAGTTTGACCACCCCCACCACCATCAACGGCGCCACCTCTCCGGCGGCGCGCGCCATGGCCAGGATCAGGCCGGTCATGATGCCGGGAGTTGCCATGGGCAGCAGGATCTTGGTGAGAGTCTGGAAGCGGGTGGCGCCCAGGGCCAGGGAACCCTCGCGGATGCCGCGCGGTATGGAGGCCAGCGACTCCTCGGTGGCCACGATCACCACCGGCACGGTCAACAGCGCCAGGGTCAGGCTCGACCAGAGGATGCCGCCGGTTCCAAAAGTGGGGGTGGGCAGCCGTTCAGGGAAAAACAGCCGATCAATGCCGCCGCCGACGCCGTAGACGAAGAAGCCGAGACCGAACACGCCGTACACGATGGAGGGCACGCCGGCCAGGTTATTGACCGCAATCCGCACCATGCGGGTCATGAAGCCGTCGTGGGCGTACTCCCGCAGATAGATGGCCGCAACCACACCGAAGGGAAGCGAGAACACGCTCATCAGCAACACCATCATTACCGTGCCGAAGATGGCCGGGAAAAGCCCCCCTTCGGTATTGGATTCCCGCGGGTCGTCCAGGAGCAGTTCCCTGACCTTGCCGACATAGGCGGCTGCCTTGCCGATGACGGACATGCTGTTGGGAAACTGGAAGCGGACGATGTCCACCAGGGGAATCTCCTTGACCGCACCGGCGGCATCCTTCATCTGGACCGTATTGCGGGCGGTGTCGGCGTGTCGGGCGCCGAGCTGGTCGTTCTGGGTATTGAATTCCGCCAGCAGTTTCTCGCGCTCGCCGGTCAGTTCGGCGATTTCGCCGGCCTGCTGCTCCCGCCCCTTGTATTCCAGCCTGAGAACCTTCAGCCGCAAGCGTTCGGCCCGCTCGTTGAGGCTGTTCATCCGCGAACGCAGGCCCTCTTCGGCCGCCAATTTTTCCTTCACCTGTGCAAGGGCCTTTTCGACCGCGCGGGGCAGATCCTTGTCGCTGCCCGCATTCATTCCCTCAGCGGAAAGCCCGGCCACGAAACCGACGAAGTTTCCATGCTCCCTG belongs to Geobacter sp. SVR and includes:
- a CDS encoding ATP-binding protein; translation: MHVGVRYKLFLAILTAASLAVVSSALITKWSIDRGFLKFINAMDQSGLTRLAGMLEERYRSEQSWDFLRNDPTQWQALIVRSLPEGAPLPALPFVEGAAAPSHNKMPPPFMRQKPPHASHHFEARLFLLDAERRTVAGTASVPAGNPAIPIMHQGRVAGYLGLLPRSNLAEMPHQRFLKEQKQGLALQAAVITLLSALLSLFMAKRLVRPLNELAQATHQLAAGRFAVRVPVGSHDEFGQLAMDFNSLALSLEQSERSRQQWVADISHELRTPLAILRGEIEALQDGIRHPDRETIRSLHSEVLRLGRLVDDLYQLSLSDVGALTYRKQHLNLVSLLEEAVAAYRAGFHAKEVEIGTEFSAGGEVIFGDRERLRQLFSNLLDNSLKYTDSGGSVRMTLQRHEDRIVIELADSAPGVPQSELERLFDRLYRVESSRSRATGGAGLGLAICRNIVQAHGGEIIAQASPLGGVSIRIELPRAWE
- the phoU gene encoding phosphate signaling complex protein PhoU; translated protein: MERVHISASYDAELNELRTRILAMGGKVEMMIASSVKSLVDRDTTLAEQVIASDHEVNTLEVGIDEKCLELLALRQPAARDLRFITLALKIVTDLERIGDQCANIAKRARELNVDPPLKPYIDIPRMARYAEIMLKEALDAFVRGDAELAVKVCQDDQCVDELNLQIQRELLTFMIEDPQTISRAIKLTHISKYLERIADHATNIAEMVIFMVKGKDIRHTIA
- a CDS encoding response regulator, with product MGDMILIVEDEEKLAGLMADYLRQDGFRTASLNNGAEVTDWVREHKPALVLLDVMLPGKSGFDVCRELRSFSDVPVIMTTARIEEIDRLLGLGLGADDYICKPFSPREVVARVKAVLRRLGGGKAVPAQGLQLDEARHLAVLDGQILDLTFVEFKLLHFLATHQGRIYGRQQLMDHIYPDERVVADRTIDSHIKKLRKKLAAASPETEFIQSVYGVGYKFEKGHRSG
- a CDS encoding alpha-ketoacid dehydrogenase subunit beta; amino-acid sequence: MSVLTYRDALNLALKEEMRRDPSMVVWGEDVALYEGSFKVTRGLLAEFGEERVKDTPISENTIVGVAVGAAMGGLRPVIELMTVNFALLAMDQIINHMAKIRSMFGGQTFLPMTIRMPGGGGSQLAAQHSQSLETYFMHCPGLRVLYPATPSDAKGLLKTAIRDNNPVIFLEHELLYNSKGEVPEDPEFLIPAGQAEIKRPGEHVTIVAYARMTILALQAAEELERDGISCEVVDLRSLAPLDEETVIASATRTGRAVVVDECWRTCGLGAEIASRIFERCFDRLQAPVKRVSGLDVPMPYSRKIERICIPQTETIVQAVKDVMSGRY
- a CDS encoding dihydrolipoamide acetyltransferase family protein, whose product is MAVEIRMPKLSDTMTEGSFIGWRKNVGERIERGDVIAEVETDKAVMELEAFASGVLLKTMAKGGENVPVGTVLGLIGEPGEQVPDAGQPAQPTAAAPSPAEPPAEPSPTAAPKPVHPDEPLVETPPVQPASTPLSIPESENIKASPMVRHMALERGINLADIRGSGPDGRILQEDLLAATVGRPEHRQVPAPAPEQPIAEPATATAAPVTPASGMRQAIAATVIRSWQEIPQFSVTVEIGMEACREIVTELKKGDKRVGYQSLVLKACCVALREFPLLLPGVAGDAPINIGFAVALPDEGLLVPVIRDCQRRSPAEIEAEAVRLAERSRAGRLTADEFSGGHFSISNLGMFGVEHFNALIVPGQMGVLALGSVAERPVARANQLSVAVTMRATLCADHRAVDGAYAARFLGRLREILEQPLTLLV
- a CDS encoding EF-hand domain-containing protein produces the protein MTGSVSGVGGGMSASALKQMQEEMFKRADRNNDGSISKDELSQVAKSGDNQQGGPSVDEMFSQLDSDGDGAVSRLESDAAIAKAGQQMQSQGMRPSGPPPGPPPSEEGQSSSDSSQSDADTIFDALDTNKDGTVSPAELAAALDNASQTSSTTTTTSSNPKSLMDDLGTALQSGDLSGAKDALAALQKDVSAHNGGRSDDPFSKDLQSLSDALDSGNVSEANSVFAGIQEKMSSRPAHGGEHRHAQQDGTQDSAQDDAAAATLQAMLDAMGTSSSATSDSSTSDTLKSILTAALGSYMQQSSTGYSSSGSVSSILSATA
- the pstA gene encoding phosphate ABC transporter permease PstA, coding for MTKFWKTGEPYVLFTGASLAVILVMTLTLIGVVFFNGLGFFWPRDLVRFELKDGSVLLGQVMAKDRNPVNGAHRLQLKVSNRDLYGQDFRWIDQQDIVARSVPADAVLLERREHGNFVGFVAGLSAEGMNAGSDKDLPRAVEKALAQVKEKLAAEEGLRSRMNSLNERAERLRLKVLRLEYKGREQQAGEIAELTGEREKLLAEFNTQNDQLGARHADTARNTVQMKDAAGAVKEIPLVDIVRFQFPNSMSVIGKAAAYVGKVRELLLDDPRESNTEGGLFPAIFGTVMMVLLMSVFSLPFGVVAAIYLREYAHDGFMTRMVRIAVNNLAGVPSIVYGVFGLGFFVYGVGGGIDRLFFPERLPTPTFGTGGILWSSLTLALLTVPVVIVATEESLASIPRGIREGSLALGATRFQTLTKILLPMATPGIMTGLILAMARAAGEVAPLMVVGVVKLAPSLPFDGNFPFFHMDRKFMHLGFHIYDVGFQSPNVEAAKPMVYITTLLLLAIVIVACSTAITLRNRMRKKYTTASF
- the pstB gene encoding phosphate ABC transporter ATP-binding protein PstB yields the protein MTEQTDNAAKPPIISVRDLNLFYGEKQALRNINIDTHRNQVTAFIGPSGCGKSTLLRCFNRMNDLIDTVRIEGSIRLDGEEINDPATDVISLRRRIGMVFQQSNPFPKSIYENIVYGLRIAGNNNKAELDETVERSLRAAAIWNEVKDRLHDSALGLSGGQAQRICIARAIAVNPEIILMDEPCSALDPISTLKIEELIEELKEKYTIIIVTHNMQQAARVSDVTGFFYLGELIEVGPTRKIFTNPEKKQTEDYITGRFG